A region of Chelonia mydas isolate rCheMyd1 chromosome 7, rCheMyd1.pri.v2, whole genome shotgun sequence DNA encodes the following proteins:
- the SSUH2 gene encoding protein SSUH2 homolog isoform X3 yields MDHEQNEDDTTLDLESEPESPLAPPADLLEQLDGYEWTLQDGGGKNLPPPADLQRKLSEQRNRPIFLEYRIPTMTEDMARNAFLSFVNSKCCYGNKAAGELVIQDLKQLTVYRYRLETFHESRLSEWTFQPFTNNLVDGPQNGASPRLWDIKVQAPPMFQDDTKKFRVPHSSLVKACHKCQGHGRHKCSACHGAGRMRCVTGSGARHRAKQQKRCQMRSGTGRKRCSTCSGRGNKTCTTCQGEKKLLHFIQLIITWKNKVFEFVSEHQLNFPGELLSKVNGENVFKDENILVYPIIDFPIPQISLASQRAIMEHNAAFTTSSRILQQRQTIELIPITEVHYLYAGKTYLYYVYGLENKVYALDYPERYCCGCTII; encoded by the exons ATGGACCATGAACAGAATGAAGATGACA CTACCCTGGATCTGGAATCGGAGCCTGAAAGTCCACTAGCACCCCCTGCAGATCTTCTAGAACAACTGGACGGATACGAATGGACTCTCCAAGATGGGG GAGGAAAAAACCTACCACCACCTGCAGACTTACAGAGAAAGCTCAGTGAACAGAGAAACAGGCCCATATTTCTCGAATACAG GATTCCCACAATGACAGAAGACATGGCCAGGAATGCCTTCCTCAGCTTTGTCAATTCCAAATGCTGCTATGGCAATAAAGCTGCTGGAGAATTGGTCATTCAGGATTTGAAACAGCTGACTGTATACAGA TATCGACTGGAGACCTTTCATGAATCAAGGCTAAGTGAATGGACTTTTCAACCTTTTACTA ATAATTTGGTAGATGGACCACAAAATGGCGCTTCTCCTCGGCTATGGGATATTAAGGTCCAGGCTCCGCCAATGTTTCAGGATGATACAAAGAAGTTCCGAGTACCTCACTCTTCATTAGTTAAG GCATGCCACAAATGCCAGGGTCATGGCCGACACAAATGCAGTGCTTGCCATGGTGCAGGCAGG ATGAGATGTGTTACAGGCAGTGGGGCCAGACACAGGGCAAAGCAGCAAAAGCGGTGCCAGATGCGTTCAGGTACTGGACGTAAAAG GTGCAGCACCTGTTCTGGGCGGGGCAACAAAACCTGTACGACATGCCAGGGAGAGAAAAAGCTCTTACATTTCATACAGCTGATAATAACCTG GAAGAACAAAGTGTTTGAATTTGTTTCTGAGCACCAGCTGAACTTTCCAGGAGAGCTgctcagtaaagtcaatggagagaaTGTATTTAAAGATGAAAATATTCTG gTGTATCCCATCATTGACTTCCCTATACCACAGATCTCCCTAGCTTCACAGAGAGCCATCATGGAGCATAATGCAGCATTCACCACATCATCACGCATTCTACAGCAG cgCCAGACTATTGAGCTGATCCCCATCACAGAAGTTCATTATCTGTACGCAGGGAAGACGTACCTATACTATGTCTATGGATTAGAAAACAAGGTGTATGCACTGGACTACCCAGAGAGGTACTGCTGTGGCTGCACCATCATATGA
- the SSUH2 gene encoding protein SSUH2 homolog isoform X1, translating into MDHEQNEDDMFLISTLATLDLESEPESPLAPPADLLEQLDGYEWTLQDGGGKNLPPPADLQRKLSEQRNRPIFLEYRIPTMTEDMARNAFLSFVNSKCCYGNKAAGELVIQDLKQLTVYRYRLETFHESRLSEWTFQPFTNNLVDGPQNGASPRLWDIKVQAPPMFQDDTKKFRVPHSSLVKACHKCQGHGRHKCSACHGAGRMRCVTGSGARHRAKQQKRCQMRSGTGRKRRCSTCSGRGNKTCTTCQGEKKLLHFIQLIITWKNKVFEFVSEHQLNFPGELLSKVNGENVFKDENILVYPIIDFPIPQISLASQRAIMEHNAAFTTSSRILQQRQTIELIPITEVHYLYAGKTYLYYVYGLENKVYALDYPERYCCGCTII; encoded by the exons ATGGACCATGAACAGAATGAAGATGACA TGTTCCTTATTTCTACACTAGCTACCCTGGATCTGGAATCGGAGCCTGAAAGTCCACTAGCACCCCCTGCAGATCTTCTAGAACAACTGGACGGATACGAATGGACTCTCCAAGATGGGG GAGGAAAAAACCTACCACCACCTGCAGACTTACAGAGAAAGCTCAGTGAACAGAGAAACAGGCCCATATTTCTCGAATACAG GATTCCCACAATGACAGAAGACATGGCCAGGAATGCCTTCCTCAGCTTTGTCAATTCCAAATGCTGCTATGGCAATAAAGCTGCTGGAGAATTGGTCATTCAGGATTTGAAACAGCTGACTGTATACAGA TATCGACTGGAGACCTTTCATGAATCAAGGCTAAGTGAATGGACTTTTCAACCTTTTACTA ATAATTTGGTAGATGGACCACAAAATGGCGCTTCTCCTCGGCTATGGGATATTAAGGTCCAGGCTCCGCCAATGTTTCAGGATGATACAAAGAAGTTCCGAGTACCTCACTCTTCATTAGTTAAG GCATGCCACAAATGCCAGGGTCATGGCCGACACAAATGCAGTGCTTGCCATGGTGCAGGCAGG ATGAGATGTGTTACAGGCAGTGGGGCCAGACACAGGGCAAAGCAGCAAAAGCGGTGCCAGATGCGTTCAGGTACTGGACGTAAAAG AAGGTGCAGCACCTGTTCTGGGCGGGGCAACAAAACCTGTACGACATGCCAGGGAGAGAAAAAGCTCTTACATTTCATACAGCTGATAATAACCTG GAAGAACAAAGTGTTTGAATTTGTTTCTGAGCACCAGCTGAACTTTCCAGGAGAGCTgctcagtaaagtcaatggagagaaTGTATTTAAAGATGAAAATATTCTG gTGTATCCCATCATTGACTTCCCTATACCACAGATCTCCCTAGCTTCACAGAGAGCCATCATGGAGCATAATGCAGCATTCACCACATCATCACGCATTCTACAGCAG cgCCAGACTATTGAGCTGATCCCCATCACAGAAGTTCATTATCTGTACGCAGGGAAGACGTACCTATACTATGTCTATGGATTAGAAAACAAGGTGTATGCACTGGACTACCCAGAGAGGTACTGCTGTGGCTGCACCATCATATGA
- the SSUH2 gene encoding protein SSUH2 homolog isoform X2, with translation MDHEQNEDDTTLDLESEPESPLAPPADLLEQLDGYEWTLQDGGGKNLPPPADLQRKLSEQRNRPIFLEYRIPTMTEDMARNAFLSFVNSKCCYGNKAAGELVIQDLKQLTVYRYRLETFHESRLSEWTFQPFTNNLVDGPQNGASPRLWDIKVQAPPMFQDDTKKFRVPHSSLVKACHKCQGHGRHKCSACHGAGRMRCVTGSGARHRAKQQKRCQMRSGTGRKRRCSTCSGRGNKTCTTCQGEKKLLHFIQLIITWKNKVFEFVSEHQLNFPGELLSKVNGENVFKDENILVYPIIDFPIPQISLASQRAIMEHNAAFTTSSRILQQRQTIELIPITEVHYLYAGKTYLYYVYGLENKVYALDYPERYCCGCTII, from the exons ATGGACCATGAACAGAATGAAGATGACA CTACCCTGGATCTGGAATCGGAGCCTGAAAGTCCACTAGCACCCCCTGCAGATCTTCTAGAACAACTGGACGGATACGAATGGACTCTCCAAGATGGGG GAGGAAAAAACCTACCACCACCTGCAGACTTACAGAGAAAGCTCAGTGAACAGAGAAACAGGCCCATATTTCTCGAATACAG GATTCCCACAATGACAGAAGACATGGCCAGGAATGCCTTCCTCAGCTTTGTCAATTCCAAATGCTGCTATGGCAATAAAGCTGCTGGAGAATTGGTCATTCAGGATTTGAAACAGCTGACTGTATACAGA TATCGACTGGAGACCTTTCATGAATCAAGGCTAAGTGAATGGACTTTTCAACCTTTTACTA ATAATTTGGTAGATGGACCACAAAATGGCGCTTCTCCTCGGCTATGGGATATTAAGGTCCAGGCTCCGCCAATGTTTCAGGATGATACAAAGAAGTTCCGAGTACCTCACTCTTCATTAGTTAAG GCATGCCACAAATGCCAGGGTCATGGCCGACACAAATGCAGTGCTTGCCATGGTGCAGGCAGG ATGAGATGTGTTACAGGCAGTGGGGCCAGACACAGGGCAAAGCAGCAAAAGCGGTGCCAGATGCGTTCAGGTACTGGACGTAAAAG AAGGTGCAGCACCTGTTCTGGGCGGGGCAACAAAACCTGTACGACATGCCAGGGAGAGAAAAAGCTCTTACATTTCATACAGCTGATAATAACCTG GAAGAACAAAGTGTTTGAATTTGTTTCTGAGCACCAGCTGAACTTTCCAGGAGAGCTgctcagtaaagtcaatggagagaaTGTATTTAAAGATGAAAATATTCTG gTGTATCCCATCATTGACTTCCCTATACCACAGATCTCCCTAGCTTCACAGAGAGCCATCATGGAGCATAATGCAGCATTCACCACATCATCACGCATTCTACAGCAG cgCCAGACTATTGAGCTGATCCCCATCACAGAAGTTCATTATCTGTACGCAGGGAAGACGTACCTATACTATGTCTATGGATTAGAAAACAAGGTGTATGCACTGGACTACCCAGAGAGGTACTGCTGTGGCTGCACCATCATATGA
- the SSUH2 gene encoding protein SSUH2 homolog isoform X4, whose protein sequence is MDHEQNEDDMFLISTLATLDLESEPESPLAPPADLLEQLDGYEWTLQDGGGKNLPPPADLQRKLSEQRNRPIFLEYRIPTMTEDMARNAFLSFVNSKCCYGNKAAGELVIQDLKQLTVYRYRLETFHESRLSEWTFQPFTNNLVDGPQNGASPRLWDIKVQAPPMFQDDTKKFRVPHSSLVKACHKCQGHGRHKCSACHGAGRMRCVTGSGARHRAKQQKRCQMRSGTGRKRRCSTCSGRGNKTCTTCQGEKKLLHFIQLIITWKNKVFEFVSEHQLNFPGELLSKVNGENVFKDENILVYPIIDFPIPQISLASQRAIMEHNAAFTTSSRILQQQKKAQ, encoded by the exons ATGGACCATGAACAGAATGAAGATGACA TGTTCCTTATTTCTACACTAGCTACCCTGGATCTGGAATCGGAGCCTGAAAGTCCACTAGCACCCCCTGCAGATCTTCTAGAACAACTGGACGGATACGAATGGACTCTCCAAGATGGGG GAGGAAAAAACCTACCACCACCTGCAGACTTACAGAGAAAGCTCAGTGAACAGAGAAACAGGCCCATATTTCTCGAATACAG GATTCCCACAATGACAGAAGACATGGCCAGGAATGCCTTCCTCAGCTTTGTCAATTCCAAATGCTGCTATGGCAATAAAGCTGCTGGAGAATTGGTCATTCAGGATTTGAAACAGCTGACTGTATACAGA TATCGACTGGAGACCTTTCATGAATCAAGGCTAAGTGAATGGACTTTTCAACCTTTTACTA ATAATTTGGTAGATGGACCACAAAATGGCGCTTCTCCTCGGCTATGGGATATTAAGGTCCAGGCTCCGCCAATGTTTCAGGATGATACAAAGAAGTTCCGAGTACCTCACTCTTCATTAGTTAAG GCATGCCACAAATGCCAGGGTCATGGCCGACACAAATGCAGTGCTTGCCATGGTGCAGGCAGG ATGAGATGTGTTACAGGCAGTGGGGCCAGACACAGGGCAAAGCAGCAAAAGCGGTGCCAGATGCGTTCAGGTACTGGACGTAAAAG AAGGTGCAGCACCTGTTCTGGGCGGGGCAACAAAACCTGTACGACATGCCAGGGAGAGAAAAAGCTCTTACATTTCATACAGCTGATAATAACCTG GAAGAACAAAGTGTTTGAATTTGTTTCTGAGCACCAGCTGAACTTTCCAGGAGAGCTgctcagtaaagtcaatggagagaaTGTATTTAAAGATGAAAATATTCTG gTGTATCCCATCATTGACTTCCCTATACCACAGATCTCCCTAGCTTCACAGAGAGCCATCATGGAGCATAATGCAGCATTCACCACATCATCACGCATTCTACAGCAG CAGAAAAAGGCACaatga